From a single Hymenobacter sp. YIM 151500-1 genomic region:
- a CDS encoding helix-turn-helix domain-containing protein, translated as MEDYNKVIESLGVRYIKAKNLVLQQPFTVKNSYDVGNNLILLHKGRISFGDEDQVVEEGEMLFIPGGRATKVTYGEPSPKSITNDDLITNKDKFFHSNTDLDLIGDAEESHSFVSFEAKVFDSVNFFASLDVPAFLITGNSKLANLVIKVVEESLQDLPGRERLITIYTENIVVEIVRYILKNKMFVEQLATNSTYFKDPRLIDLFNYIKENIGGDLSNKVLSGVANVSEDYVGQYFKMLTGINPQDYIEYQRMERAVFLLRTTKKSIRDIGKEVGYKDTAYFCRRFKMMFGIPAGKMRRRESAMNI; from the coding sequence ATGGAAGATTACAATAAAGTCATCGAGTCGCTCGGTGTTCGGTACATCAAAGCGAAAAACCTGGTTCTGCAGCAGCCTTTCACTGTGAAGAACTCCTACGACGTAGGCAACAACCTGATTTTACTCCACAAGGGTCGCATCTCCTTTGGCGACGAAGACCAGGTGGTGGAAGAGGGGGAAATGCTGTTCATCCCCGGCGGCCGGGCTACCAAGGTCACCTACGGTGAGCCGTCCCCCAAAAGCATCACCAACGACGACCTTATTACCAACAAAGACAAGTTCTTCCATTCCAACACCGACCTCGACCTGATTGGCGACGCCGAGGAAAGCCACTCGTTTGTGAGCTTCGAGGCGAAGGTGTTTGATTCGGTCAACTTCTTCGCGTCGCTGGACGTGCCGGCCTTTCTTATCACGGGCAATTCTAAGCTGGCTAATCTGGTGATTAAGGTGGTGGAGGAAAGCCTCCAGGACCTGCCCGGCCGGGAGCGGCTCATCACCATCTACACCGAAAACATTGTGGTGGAGATTGTGCGCTACATTTTGAAGAACAAAATGTTTGTGGAGCAGCTGGCCACCAATAGCACCTACTTCAAGGACCCGCGTCTCATCGACTTGTTCAACTACATCAAGGAGAACATCGGCGGCGACCTGTCGAACAAAGTCCTATCGGGCGTGGCTAACGTAAGCGAGGACTACGTGGGCCAGTACTTCAAAATGCTGACCGGCATCAACCCCCAGGATTACATCGAGTATCAGCGCATGGAACGGGCCGTGTTCCTGCTCCGCACTACCAAGAAAAGCATCCGCGACATTGGCAAAGAAGTGGGCTACAAAGACACCGCCTACTTCTGCCGCCGCTTCAAGATGATGTTCGGCATCCCGGCCGGCAAGATGCGCCGCCGCGAATCGGCCATGAACATCTAA
- a CDS encoding acyl-CoA dehydrogenase translates to MLTSTQSSIFQLTEEQLAVRDAAREFAQSELWAGVIERDEHQKFPAEQIKKMGELGFMGMMVSPEYGGGGMDTVSYVLAMEEISKVDASCSVIMSVNNSLVCWGLEKYGTEEQKRKYLPGLTSGEIIGAFCLSEPEAGSDATMQRTTAEDKGDHYLINGTKNWITNGSSASVYIVIAQTNPELKHRGINAIIVERDTPGFVVGPKENKLGIRGSDTHSLMFNDVKVPKENRIGEDGFGFKFAMQVLAGGRIGIAAQALGIASGSYELALKYAKERKAFGVPISQHQAIQFKLADMATNIDAARLLCLQAAYDKDMHQDYAKSGAMAKLFASRIAMETSVEAVQVHGGYGFVKEFHVERLMRDAKITQIYEGTSEIQKIVISREILK, encoded by the coding sequence ATGCTGACCTCCACCCAATCGTCTATTTTCCAACTCACTGAGGAGCAGCTGGCCGTGCGCGACGCTGCCCGTGAATTTGCCCAGAGTGAGCTGTGGGCCGGCGTGATTGAACGCGACGAGCACCAGAAGTTTCCCGCCGAGCAAATCAAGAAGATGGGCGAGCTGGGCTTTATGGGCATGATGGTGAGCCCCGAGTACGGCGGCGGCGGTATGGACACGGTGAGCTACGTGCTGGCCATGGAGGAAATCAGCAAGGTGGATGCCTCCTGCTCGGTCATTATGTCGGTGAATAACTCGCTGGTTTGTTGGGGCCTGGAGAAGTACGGCACCGAGGAGCAGAAGCGGAAGTACCTGCCCGGCCTGACCTCCGGCGAAATCATCGGCGCCTTCTGCCTTTCCGAGCCCGAAGCCGGCTCCGACGCCACCATGCAGCGTACTACGGCCGAAGACAAAGGTGACCATTACCTCATCAACGGCACCAAGAACTGGATTACCAACGGCTCGTCGGCCTCGGTCTACATCGTTATTGCCCAAACCAACCCCGAGCTGAAGCACCGCGGCATCAACGCCATTATTGTGGAGCGCGACACGCCCGGCTTCGTAGTGGGCCCGAAAGAAAACAAGCTGGGCATCCGGGGCTCCGACACGCACTCGCTGATGTTCAACGACGTGAAAGTGCCCAAGGAGAACCGCATCGGTGAAGACGGCTTCGGCTTCAAGTTTGCTATGCAGGTGCTGGCCGGCGGCCGCATCGGCATTGCCGCGCAGGCGCTGGGCATTGCATCGGGTTCGTATGAGCTGGCTCTCAAGTATGCCAAGGAGCGCAAAGCCTTCGGGGTGCCGATTTCCCAGCACCAGGCTATTCAGTTCAAGCTGGCTGACATGGCTACCAACATCGACGCTGCCCGCCTGCTGTGCCTGCAAGCCGCCTACGACAAGGATATGCACCAGGACTACGCCAAATCGGGGGCTATGGCCAAGCTGTTTGCTTCCAGAATAGCCATGGAAACTTCCGTGGAGGCTGTTCAGGTGCACGGTGGTTACGGCTTCGTGAAGGAGTTCCACGTGGAGCGCCTCATGCGCGACGCCAAAATCACGCAGATTTACGAGGGAACTTCGGAGATTCAGAAAATTGTAATCTCGCGGGAAATCCTCAAATAA
- a CDS encoding zinc metallopeptidase — protein sequence MNPAYIIVLLTMLASWLIQRRLQSKFEQYSQVGLRANLSGKQIAELMLADHGITDVRVISTEGRLTDHYNPADKTVNLSEAVYAERSAAAAAVAAHECGHAVQHATAYSALQFRSAMVPALSAVSKFMPILLFIGVLMLNTTPLPLGIGVAFFALTTLFSFVTLPVEFDASKRALAWIDKRGIVTPQEHAMAKDALWWAAMTYVVAALGSLATLFYYATLLMGRRRE from the coding sequence ATGAATCCCGCGTATATCATTGTCCTGCTGACCATGCTGGCCAGCTGGCTGATTCAGCGCCGCCTGCAAAGCAAGTTTGAGCAGTACTCCCAGGTTGGGTTGCGGGCTAACTTGTCAGGCAAGCAGATTGCCGAGCTAATGCTGGCCGACCACGGCATCACCGACGTGCGCGTTATCAGCACCGAAGGCCGCCTGACTGACCACTATAACCCCGCCGATAAAACCGTAAACCTGAGCGAGGCCGTGTACGCCGAGCGCAGCGCCGCTGCGGCTGCCGTAGCCGCCCACGAGTGCGGGCACGCCGTGCAGCACGCCACCGCTTACTCGGCTTTGCAATTCCGCTCGGCCATGGTACCGGCCCTGAGCGCCGTGTCCAAGTTCATGCCCATTCTACTGTTTATCGGGGTGCTCATGCTGAACACCACCCCCCTGCCGCTCGGCATTGGCGTGGCCTTCTTTGCGCTTACCACGCTGTTCAGCTTCGTGACCCTGCCTGTGGAGTTCGACGCTTCTAAGCGAGCCTTGGCCTGGATTGACAAGCGCGGCATTGTGACGCCCCAGGAGCACGCCATGGCGAAAGACGCGCTGTGGTGGGCTGCTATGACCTACGTGGTGGCGGCCCTGGGCTCCCTGGCTACCTTGTTCTACTACGCCACCTTGCTCATGGGTCGCCGCCGCGAGTAA
- the rfaE2 gene encoding D-glycero-beta-D-manno-heptose 1-phosphate adenylyltransferase: protein MWSKEKILTLEELLPVVAGWKAAGEQVVFTNGCFDLLHLGHVDYLEKARHLGQRLVVGLNTDASVSCLKPGRPLQDEVSRARVLASLLFVDAVVLFNEPTPLALIQAVLPDILVKGDDYQISGIVGHEVVLQNGGQVLTVPLVAGYSTTRIVERIRQLG from the coding sequence ATGTGGAGTAAAGAGAAAATTCTGACCCTGGAAGAACTGCTGCCGGTGGTGGCGGGCTGGAAGGCGGCGGGGGAACAAGTGGTGTTTACCAACGGCTGCTTCGACCTGCTGCATCTGGGCCACGTGGACTACCTGGAAAAGGCCCGGCACCTGGGGCAGCGCCTCGTGGTGGGGCTGAACACGGACGCCTCGGTGAGCTGCCTCAAGCCCGGCCGGCCCCTGCAAGACGAAGTGTCACGGGCGCGGGTGTTGGCCTCCCTTTTGTTTGTGGATGCCGTGGTACTGTTCAACGAACCGACCCCGCTGGCCCTGATTCAGGCCGTGCTGCCCGACATCCTGGTGAAGGGCGACGACTACCAAATCAGCGGAATTGTGGGCCACGAGGTGGTGTTACAAAACGGCGGGCAGGTCTTGACCGTACCACTCGTTGCCGGTTACAGCACTACGCGCATTGTGGAGCGTATCCGGCAGCTGGGCTAG
- a CDS encoding lysylphosphatidylglycerol synthase transmembrane domain-containing protein, whose product MKQLLTVAKYALLLALSGVLMWYALRGQDLSLIGRYMREANYSWLVLTMVLSALGYFSRAHRWQMQLEASRLRPGYWDVYHAMMVGYLANLVLPRMGEVIRCSVLRRTAGVPVQVALGAVITERVIDLLVLAGLLGATLLLDFHKFWAFVVSLFSDRYNSLAAHQGLLLTAAGLLLLLAALFGYLLYRNLERLRQRAFFNRLETFVRGLLEGVFSIRKLRRPGLFLLHTAFTWLVYYLMDYLAFFAFPETQGLGVGAALAVLTFGAFGMAAPVQGGIGAFHLMVQSTLLVYGIGKEAGIAYALVVHGSQTLLVVLMGGISFVASMMKSGRVARSRGERVEVRHETTS is encoded by the coding sequence GTGAAACAACTGCTTACTGTTGCCAAGTACGCGCTGCTGCTGGCCTTGTCCGGGGTGCTGATGTGGTACGCGCTGCGGGGGCAAGACCTGAGCCTGATTGGGCGCTACATGCGCGAGGCCAACTACTCCTGGCTGGTGCTGACCATGGTGCTGTCGGCGCTGGGGTACTTCAGCCGCGCCCACCGTTGGCAGATGCAGCTGGAAGCCAGCCGCCTGCGGCCGGGCTACTGGGACGTGTACCACGCCATGATGGTGGGCTACCTCGCCAACCTAGTGCTGCCGCGCATGGGCGAGGTCATTCGGTGTTCGGTGCTGCGCCGCACGGCGGGCGTGCCGGTGCAGGTGGCGCTGGGAGCCGTCATTACGGAGCGGGTCATCGACCTATTGGTGCTGGCCGGGCTGCTGGGCGCTACGCTGCTGCTCGACTTTCACAAGTTCTGGGCCTTTGTTGTCAGCCTGTTTTCGGACCGCTACAACTCCCTGGCTGCCCACCAAGGCCTGCTGCTTACGGCCGCCGGGCTGCTGCTGCTGCTGGCGGCGCTGTTCGGCTATCTGCTGTACCGCAACCTGGAGCGGCTACGCCAGCGGGCTTTCTTTAACCGCCTCGAAACGTTTGTGCGGGGGCTGCTGGAGGGCGTCTTCAGCATCCGCAAGCTGCGCCGGCCGGGCCTGTTTCTGCTGCACACGGCCTTTACCTGGCTGGTATACTACCTGATGGATTACCTGGCGTTTTTCGCCTTCCCCGAAACCCAGGGCCTGGGTGTGGGTGCCGCCTTGGCCGTTCTTACCTTCGGCGCCTTCGGCATGGCAGCCCCCGTGCAAGGCGGCATCGGGGCCTTTCACCTTATGGTGCAAAGCACGCTGCTGGTCTACGGCATCGGCAAGGAGGCTGGCATTGCCTACGCCCTGGTCGTGCACGGCTCCCAAACCCTATTGGTGGTCCTGATGGGTGGCATCAGCTTCGTAGCCAGCATGATGAAGTCGGGCCGCGTAGCCCGGAGTAGAGGTGAGAGAGTAGAAGTGAGGCATGAGACTACGTCCTAA
- the panD gene encoding aspartate 1-decarboxylase, translated as MHIEVLKSKIHRAKVTQAELHYVGSITIDENLLDAANMVENEKVTIVNVNNGERFETYTIRGERGSGMICLNGPAARRVAVGDIVIIFSYALIDFAEARSHKPTLVFPDQHNRLV; from the coding sequence ATGCATATCGAGGTTCTTAAGTCGAAGATTCATCGGGCCAAAGTCACGCAGGCGGAGCTGCACTATGTGGGCAGCATCACCATTGATGAAAACTTGCTGGACGCGGCCAACATGGTGGAAAACGAGAAAGTGACCATCGTAAACGTCAACAACGGGGAGCGGTTTGAAACCTACACCATCCGCGGCGAACGGGGCTCGGGCATGATTTGCCTCAACGGCCCGGCCGCCCGGCGCGTAGCCGTCGGCGACATCGTCATTATCTTCTCCTACGCCCTGATCGACTTTGCCGAAGCGCGCAGCCACAAGCCCACGCTTGTATTCCCGGACCAGCACAACCGCTTGGTGTAG
- the panC gene encoding pantoate--beta-alanine ligase: MEILHTAAELQARAEMWRREGRRIGLVPTMGALHEGHLQLVRAAARECNVVVATIFVNPTQFNNADDFRLYPRLPEADAALLAPAGCTALFLPTVEQMYPQPTVLRFDFGPLERVMEGAHRPGHFNGVATIVSKLFHLSCPHRAYFGQKDLQQVAIVRQLVADLSFDLKLVAFPTVREADGLAMSSRNRRLDAAARAVAPRLYQGLQLAEELVRAGQATPSAVQTAAAGFVAAEPQITLEYFEVADAHTLQPLTEWQPGRPVALCLAAHLGGVRLIDNVVVS, encoded by the coding sequence ATGGAGATACTGCATACGGCTGCTGAGTTGCAAGCCCGCGCCGAAATGTGGCGCCGCGAAGGCCGCCGCATTGGGCTGGTGCCCACCATGGGCGCCCTGCACGAAGGCCACTTGCAGCTGGTGCGCGCCGCCGCCCGCGAGTGCAACGTGGTGGTGGCTACCATCTTCGTAAATCCCACCCAGTTCAACAACGCCGATGATTTCCGGCTGTACCCGCGCCTGCCCGAAGCCGACGCGGCCCTGCTGGCTCCGGCCGGCTGCACGGCACTGTTTCTGCCCACAGTAGAGCAGATGTACCCGCAGCCCACAGTGCTGCGGTTCGACTTCGGCCCTCTGGAGCGGGTGATGGAGGGCGCCCACCGGCCGGGCCACTTCAACGGAGTAGCCACCATCGTAAGCAAGTTGTTCCACCTGAGTTGCCCGCACCGGGCCTATTTTGGGCAGAAAGACTTGCAGCAGGTTGCTATCGTGCGGCAGCTGGTGGCTGATTTGTCGTTCGACTTGAAGCTGGTGGCCTTTCCAACAGTGCGCGAAGCCGACGGACTAGCCATGTCGTCCCGGAACCGCCGCCTCGACGCCGCGGCGCGGGCCGTGGCGCCACGCTTATACCAGGGCTTGCAGCTAGCCGAAGAACTAGTGCGAGCCGGCCAGGCCACTCCATCGGCCGTGCAAACTGCCGCCGCCGGGTTTGTAGCCGCCGAACCCCAGATTACTCTGGAGTATTTTGAGGTAGCGGATGCCCACACCCTGCAACCCCTGACGGAGTGGCAGCCCGGCCGCCCCGTGGCCCTGTGCCTGGCCGCTCACCTGGGCGGCGTGCGGCTGATTGATAATGTGGTGGTGAGTTAG
- a CDS encoding glycogen/starch synthase, which produces MSKLRILYAATEINPFLQTTKVAEFLRRLPQGMQEMGMEIRIFVPRFGIINERKNRLHEVVRLSGINIAVGEDEKPLIIKVASIPNAKLQVYFIDNEDYFHRKSVLVDKNDKFHTDNDERAIFFCKGVLETVKKLGWAPDIVHCNDWMTGLIPMYLKTTYKKDPIFKDAKSLFTIYNNEFDHKFEGDIIEKAKMLDIEDDMLAALKTADFGGFIKVGMEYADTVVKSDEDFSDNLNALFAEYSANKQIEQVGADENLLTSYYALYNELAS; this is translated from the coding sequence ATGTCCAAGTTGAGAATACTCTATGCTGCCACGGAAATCAACCCGTTTTTGCAGACCACCAAGGTAGCAGAGTTTTTGCGGCGCTTGCCGCAGGGAATGCAGGAGATGGGGATGGAAATCCGCATTTTCGTTCCCCGGTTTGGCATCATCAATGAGCGGAAGAACCGCCTGCACGAAGTGGTGCGGTTGTCGGGGATTAACATTGCGGTGGGCGAGGATGAAAAGCCGCTGATTATCAAGGTTGCTTCTATTCCAAATGCCAAGCTGCAAGTATATTTCATCGACAACGAAGACTACTTCCACCGCAAATCGGTGCTGGTAGATAAAAACGACAAGTTTCACACCGATAATGACGAGCGCGCCATCTTCTTCTGCAAGGGTGTGCTGGAAACCGTGAAAAAACTCGGCTGGGCCCCCGACATCGTGCACTGCAACGACTGGATGACGGGTCTGATTCCGATGTACCTGAAAACGACTTATAAGAAGGACCCCATCTTCAAGGACGCCAAGTCGCTGTTCACCATTTACAACAACGAATTTGACCACAAATTCGAGGGCGACATCATTGAGAAGGCCAAGATGCTGGACATTGAGGATGACATGCTGGCCGCCCTGAAAACAGCTGACTTCGGTGGCTTCATCAAAGTGGGCATGGAGTACGCTGATACGGTGGTGAAGTCGGATGAAGACTTCAGCGACAACCTGAACGCGCTATTTGCCGAGTATTCGGCTAACAAACAAATCGAGCAGGTCGGCGCCGACGAAAACCTGCTAACCTCTTACTACGCGCTTTATAATGAATTGGCCAGCTAG
- a CDS encoding DUF4270 domain-containing protein: MLLGVASSCEEANDVGLDLPGTAPINAEFLEFPVAASTIRLSPVQTGQANQVLVGRLRDNQVGLTTARAFLNAQVVMPLDSLPAKFTAVKLDSVVLSFGFSQGYGNTAQPLRFDLLQLQQPLDERAVYNSTSSVATGNAVLTNFVASLNRTRKVRRRLNASSTTDTTTTVVTEPDRTIKIRPLKQASAAGLATTLFAALQDPGFNQERLNSVLKGLALVPTAGFDDNIVAFDRSVNTYLRFYFTGTNSAGKVSTRRGYDVLFGITQSNLTRGTKYFTQLNTDFTGTPFAALSSTSQQVGPSAVGGYTFVQNGVGLSTRLEFRGLDALRTTPGLTINRAELLIPIRQYTNALFPYPSSLYVYELNASNQVLQRTINGTTYDRLVQADLDSVSGAPVNPTGTGVPAAATFPRGSEPQFYRLTMTNYLQAYLSDRLNGELPAALALSPLRQDDLTLNLNRAQVDAAAIKLRVYYTKLR; encoded by the coding sequence GTGCTCCTGGGTGTTGCGTCGTCCTGCGAAGAAGCTAATGACGTGGGCCTGGACCTGCCCGGCACCGCTCCTATCAACGCTGAGTTTCTCGAATTTCCGGTAGCCGCCTCCACTATTCGGTTGTCGCCGGTGCAAACCGGGCAGGCTAATCAGGTACTGGTGGGTCGCCTGCGCGACAACCAAGTGGGCCTAACCACGGCCCGGGCCTTTCTGAATGCCCAGGTAGTTATGCCTCTCGATTCGCTGCCGGCCAAGTTTACGGCCGTGAAGCTGGACTCAGTGGTGCTCAGCTTTGGCTTCAGCCAGGGCTACGGCAACACGGCCCAGCCCCTGCGCTTCGACTTGCTCCAGCTCCAACAGCCGCTCGACGAACGGGCCGTCTACAATTCCACGTCGTCGGTGGCAACGGGCAACGCGGTGCTGACCAACTTTGTAGCCTCGCTGAACCGGACCCGCAAGGTGCGGCGCCGTCTCAACGCCTCCAGCACCACCGATACGACGACGACCGTGGTGACGGAGCCAGACCGCACCATCAAAATCCGGCCGCTAAAGCAGGCGTCGGCGGCGGGCTTGGCTACCACACTGTTTGCAGCGTTGCAGGACCCAGGCTTTAACCAGGAGCGCCTGAATAGTGTCTTGAAAGGCTTGGCCTTGGTGCCAACGGCCGGCTTCGATGATAACATTGTGGCTTTTGACCGTTCGGTAAACACGTATCTGCGGTTTTACTTCACCGGAACCAACAGTGCCGGTAAGGTGAGCACGCGCCGAGGGTATGATGTGCTGTTCGGAATAACTCAGTCCAACCTCACACGGGGCACCAAGTATTTCACCCAGCTGAACACTGATTTTACGGGGACGCCGTTTGCGGCACTCAGCAGTACCTCCCAGCAAGTTGGCCCCAGCGCCGTGGGCGGCTACACGTTTGTGCAGAATGGCGTGGGCCTGAGCACCCGGCTAGAGTTCCGCGGCCTGGATGCGCTCCGCACTACGCCCGGCCTTACGATTAACAGGGCCGAGCTGCTGATACCGATTCGGCAATACACCAACGCGCTGTTCCCGTACCCGTCGAGCTTGTACGTGTACGAGCTGAACGCCAGCAACCAGGTGCTGCAACGCACCATCAACGGTACTACTTACGACCGGCTGGTGCAGGCTGACCTGGACTCGGTATCAGGCGCACCGGTAAACCCGACGGGCACTGGCGTTCCGGCTGCGGCTACCTTCCCTAGGGGCTCAGAACCGCAGTTCTACCGGCTCACCATGACCAACTACTTGCAGGCCTATTTGTCGGACCGCCTGAATGGGGAGCTGCCGGCAGCTCTGGCTTTGTCGCCGCTCCGGCAGGACGACCTGACGCTGAACCTGAACCGGGCTCAGGTAGACGCTGCCGCCATTAAGCTGCGCGTATACTACACTAAACTTCGATAA
- the glmS gene encoding glutamine--fructose-6-phosphate transaminase (isomerizing): MCGIVAYIGHREACPIIIKGLRRLEYRGYDSAGVALLNGQLSVYKKKGKVADLEAFIAEKDTHAHIGMGHTRWATHGEPNDVNAHPHYSTSERIAIIHNGIIENYAALKTHLQQQGHEFHSDTDTEVFVNLIEEIQKQNKCTLEEAVRLALHEVVGAYAIVVLSKDDPGQLIAARKGSPLVIGVGEGEFFLASDATPIIEYTNEVVYVNDYEIAVIRNGKLDIRTKEDVPQTPYIQKLELELDSIEKGGYEHFMLKEIFEQPRSILDSMRGRLELEAGHLNMGGVRAYERKFMNADRILIVACGTSWHAGLVAEYLIEDLARIPVEVEYASEFRYRNPIITERDIVLAISQSGETADTLAAIELAKSKGATIFGICNVVGSSIARATDAGAYTHAGPEIGVASTKAFTAQVTVLTLLAMIVGHKRGTLSDSKLRELMMELSNIPSKVEKALQLNTEIKQISEIFKDATNFLYLGRGYNFPVALEGALKLKEISYIHAEGYPAAEMKHGPIALIDENMPVVVIATKDSSYEKVVSNIQEVKARKGRIIAVVTEGDDVIPQMAEFVIEVPATSEVLMPLVSVVPLQLLSYHIAVLRGCNVDQPRNLAKSVTVE; encoded by the coding sequence ATGTGCGGAATTGTCGCTTACATCGGGCACCGTGAGGCATGCCCCATCATCATCAAAGGCCTGCGCCGCCTGGAATACCGCGGCTACGACTCGGCCGGGGTAGCGCTGCTCAACGGGCAGCTGAGCGTGTACAAGAAAAAAGGCAAAGTTGCTGACTTAGAAGCGTTTATTGCCGAAAAAGATACTCACGCGCACATTGGCATGGGCCACACCCGCTGGGCCACCCACGGGGAGCCCAATGACGTTAACGCCCACCCGCACTACTCCACGTCGGAGCGGATTGCCATCATTCACAACGGCATCATCGAAAACTACGCGGCCCTGAAAACTCACTTGCAGCAGCAGGGCCACGAGTTTCACTCGGACACCGACACGGAGGTGTTTGTGAACCTGATTGAAGAGATTCAGAAGCAGAACAAGTGCACGCTGGAAGAAGCCGTGCGCCTGGCCCTGCACGAAGTAGTGGGCGCCTACGCTATTGTGGTACTGAGCAAGGACGACCCCGGCCAGCTGATTGCGGCCCGCAAAGGCTCTCCGCTGGTAATCGGGGTGGGTGAAGGCGAGTTTTTCCTGGCTTCCGACGCCACGCCCATCATCGAGTACACCAACGAGGTAGTGTATGTAAACGACTACGAAATTGCCGTTATCCGCAACGGCAAGCTCGACATCCGGACCAAGGAAGACGTGCCGCAGACGCCCTATATCCAAAAGCTGGAGCTGGAGCTGGACAGCATCGAGAAAGGCGGCTACGAGCACTTCATGCTGAAGGAAATCTTTGAGCAGCCCCGCTCCATTCTGGACTCGATGCGGGGGCGCCTGGAGCTGGAAGCCGGCCACCTGAACATGGGCGGCGTGCGGGCCTACGAGCGGAAGTTCATGAACGCCGACCGCATCCTGATTGTGGCTTGCGGCACCTCCTGGCACGCCGGCTTGGTGGCCGAATACCTGATTGAGGACCTGGCCCGCATTCCGGTGGAAGTGGAATACGCCTCGGAGTTCCGCTACCGCAACCCCATCATCACGGAGCGCGACATCGTACTTGCCATTTCGCAGTCGGGCGAAACGGCTGATACACTGGCGGCTATTGAGCTGGCTAAGAGCAAGGGCGCTACCATCTTTGGCATCTGCAACGTGGTGGGCTCCAGCATTGCCCGCGCCACCGACGCCGGCGCCTACACCCACGCCGGCCCCGAAATTGGGGTGGCTTCCACCAAAGCCTTCACGGCCCAGGTAACGGTGCTGACCCTGCTGGCAATGATTGTGGGCCACAAGCGCGGCACGCTCTCCGACTCCAAGCTGCGGGAGCTGATGATGGAACTAAGCAACATTCCGTCAAAGGTGGAGAAGGCGCTGCAGCTGAACACCGAGATTAAGCAGATTTCGGAAATCTTCAAGGATGCCACCAACTTCCTGTACCTGGGCCGCGGCTACAACTTCCCGGTGGCCCTGGAAGGCGCCCTCAAGCTCAAGGAAATCAGCTACATCCACGCCGAGGGCTACCCAGCCGCCGAAATGAAGCACGGCCCCATTGCCCTCATCGACGAAAACATGCCGGTGGTAGTAATTGCTACCAAAGACAGCTCGTATGAGAAGGTGGTCAGCAACATTCAGGAGGTAAAAGCCCGCAAAGGCCGCATCATTGCCGTGGTAACCGAGGGCGACGACGTAATTCCGCAGATGGCCGAGTTCGTCATTGAGGTGCCTGCCACGAGCGAGGTGCTGATGCCGCTGGTGTCGGTGGTGCCGCTGCAGCTGCTGTCCTACCACATTGCTGTGCTGCGCGGCTGCAACGTCGACCAGCCCCGCAACCTCGCTAAGTCGGTGACGGTAGAGTAG
- a CDS encoding 3-hydroxyacyl-CoA dehydrogenase family protein, whose product MHLFIVEGLPVEAELRRKFGPAHTYDFCPAAAPDLHARLGAADVAFDLRSWPELHYEQLRQPVFYDTTARSLAQLFHEEKPPLGPVFGFCGLPTLIDRRLLETSLLYAADADKLAEVCAALGTEFRTVQDRVGLVTPRIICMIINEACYTLQEGTASVRDIDLGMKLGTNYPHGPFEWANAIGLARVYETLECLYQDTHEERYKVCPLLKTMYLRGQQFEV is encoded by the coding sequence ATGCACCTGTTCATCGTCGAAGGCCTGCCCGTAGAGGCCGAGCTGCGCCGCAAATTCGGCCCGGCGCACACCTACGACTTCTGCCCCGCTGCGGCCCCCGACCTACACGCCCGCCTTGGCGCCGCCGATGTAGCCTTCGACCTGCGCTCCTGGCCGGAGCTGCACTACGAGCAGCTCCGGCAGCCCGTTTTCTACGACACTACGGCCCGCAGCCTGGCCCAGCTTTTCCATGAAGAAAAGCCGCCGCTGGGTCCCGTATTCGGCTTCTGCGGCCTGCCTACGCTCATCGACCGAAGATTGCTGGAAACTAGTCTGCTGTACGCTGCTGATGCCGATAAGCTGGCCGAAGTGTGCGCCGCGCTGGGCACGGAGTTCCGCACGGTGCAGGACCGCGTGGGCCTGGTAACGCCCCGTATCATCTGCATGATTATCAACGAAGCCTGCTACACCTTGCAGGAAGGCACGGCCTCGGTCCGCGACATTGACCTGGGCATGAAGCTGGGCACCAACTACCCGCACGGACCCTTCGAGTGGGCCAACGCCATCGGCCTGGCCCGCGTCTACGAAACCCTCGAATGCCTGTACCAAGACACCCACGAGGAACGCTACAAAGTGTGCCCCCTGCTGAAAACCATGTACCTGCGCGGCCAGCAGTTTGAAGTATAA